In Equus caballus isolate H_3958 breed thoroughbred chromosome 26, TB-T2T, whole genome shotgun sequence, the following are encoded in one genomic region:
- the LRRC3 gene encoding leucine-rich repeat-containing protein 3 encodes MVTCTVAPGSGEEQRSAALSERGVPSVPTRSQMGPMGRQSPSSLPVPTGGSCLLLLFCLRLGASCPQSCQCPDHAGAVAVHCSARGLQEIPKDIPTDAVLLKLDANKIARIPNGAFQHLNQLRELDLSQNAIETIGPAAFSGLAGGLRLLDLSHNRIRRIPKDALGKLSAKIRLSHNPLHCECALQEALWELKLDPDSVDEIACHTSVQEEYVGKPLIQALDSGVSFCSIHHKTTDVAMLVTMFGWFAMVITYVVYYVRQNQEDARRHLEYLKSLPSAPVSKDPIGPVP; translated from the coding sequence ATGGTCACTTGCACAGTGGCGCCGGGGAGTGGGGAAGAGCAGAGATCTGCAGCACTGAGCGAGAGGGGCGTGCCCTCTGTCCCCACACGCAGTCAGATGGgccccatgggcaggcagagcccctCGTCCCTGCCGGTCCCCACAGGGGGgtcttgcctcctcctcctcttctgcctgcgGTTGGGTGCTTCCTGCCCGCAGAGCTGCCAGTGCCCTGACCACGCGGGGGCTGTGGCCGTCCACTGCAGCGCGAGGGGCCTGCAGGAGATCCCCAAGGACATCCCCACCGACGCCGTGCTCCTGAAGCTCGATGCCAACAAAATTGCCCGCATCCCTAACGGAGCTTTCCAGCACCTGAACCAACTGAGAGAGCTGGACTTGTCTCAGAATGCCATCGAGACCATCGGCCCTGCTGCCTTCTCGGGCCTGGCTGGGGGCCTGCGGCTGCTGGACCTGTCTCATAATCGCATCCGGAGGATTCCGAAGGACGCCCTGGGCAAGCTCAGCGCCAAGATCCGCCTGTCCCACAACCCGCTGCACTGCGAATGTGCCCTGCAGGAGGCCCTATGGGAGCTGAAGCTGGACCCGGACTCGGTGGACGAGATCGCCTGCCACACCTCGGTGCAGGAGGAATACGTGGGGAAGCCGCTGATCCAGGCTCTGGACTCCGGCGTCAGCTTCTGCAGCATCCACCACAAGACCACGGATGTGGCCATGCTGGTCACCATGTTCGGCTGGTTCGCCATGGTGATCACCTATGTTGTGTACTACGTGCGCCAGAACCAGGAGGATGCCAGGAGGCACTTGGAGTACCTCAAGTCCCTGCCCAGCGCCCCCGTGTCCAAGGACCCCATCGGCCCCGTGCCCTAG